The Lysobacter gummosus genome includes a region encoding these proteins:
- a CDS encoding M4 family metallopeptidase, protein MNRNVSVLSFAVSLALAAGAAGAAQRVDLHSVDVAKLDQQFKAATARSGVAAKANVRHSELIALDADSALSQLKSSQDADGSHNYRYQQSFRGVPVFGEHVVVREDAQGNVRALFGRSVAGLAADLPTLDAKLSSAQALSLAKGAALGKRAATLRVSNENSRKVIYLDDTDRAHLAYAVDYFADAPKGGEPTRPFAIIDARSGKVLKQWEGLTHELVGTGPGGNQKIGQYEYGSGGRPFLDVTRNGSTYTFNTANVKTVNLNHGTSGSTAYSYAGPRNTVKTINGAYSPLNDAHYFGKVVFDTYQAYLGISPLTFQLSLRVHYSSNYENAFWDGRALTFGDGRTTFYPLVSLDVVGHEASHGFTEQQSGLIYSGQSGGINESFSDIAGEAAEFFSRGRNDFLVGADIFKASGRALRYFADPTRDGRSIGHASNYTNGLDVHYSSGVFNKAFYILANKPNWGTVKAFKAFAKANKDYWTPSTNFNQGGVGVRQAAADLGYSTADVVNAFSQVGVNAQ, encoded by the coding sequence ATGAACCGCAACGTATCGGTACTGAGCTTCGCTGTTTCCCTCGCCCTCGCCGCCGGCGCTGCCGGAGCGGCCCAACGCGTGGATCTGCACAGCGTGGACGTCGCCAAACTCGACCAGCAATTCAAGGCCGCCACCGCCAGGTCCGGGGTCGCCGCCAAGGCCAACGTGCGCCATTCCGAACTGATCGCGCTGGACGCCGACTCGGCCCTGAGCCAACTCAAGAGCAGCCAGGACGCCGACGGCTCGCACAACTACCGCTACCAACAAAGCTTCCGCGGCGTACCGGTGTTCGGCGAGCACGTGGTCGTGCGCGAAGACGCCCAGGGCAACGTGCGCGCCCTGTTCGGCCGCTCGGTCGCCGGCCTGGCCGCGGACCTGCCGACTCTCGACGCCAAGCTCAGCAGCGCGCAGGCCTTGAGCCTGGCCAAGGGCGCCGCGCTCGGCAAGCGCGCGGCCACGCTGCGGGTCAGCAACGAGAACAGCCGCAAGGTGATCTACCTCGACGATACCGACCGCGCCCATCTGGCCTACGCGGTCGATTATTTCGCCGACGCTCCCAAGGGCGGCGAGCCGACCCGGCCGTTCGCGATCATCGACGCGCGCAGCGGCAAGGTGCTCAAGCAGTGGGAAGGACTCACCCACGAACTGGTGGGCACCGGCCCCGGCGGCAACCAGAAGATCGGCCAGTACGAATACGGCAGCGGCGGCCGTCCCTTCCTCGACGTCACCCGCAACGGCAGCACCTACACCTTCAACACCGCCAACGTGAAGACGGTGAATCTCAACCACGGCACCAGCGGCTCGACCGCGTACTCGTACGCCGGCCCGCGCAACACGGTCAAGACCATCAACGGCGCCTACTCGCCGCTCAACGATGCGCATTACTTCGGCAAGGTCGTGTTCGACACCTACCAGGCCTATCTGGGCATCTCGCCGCTGACCTTCCAGCTGAGCCTGCGCGTGCACTACAGCAGCAATTACGAAAACGCGTTCTGGGACGGCCGCGCGCTGACCTTCGGCGACGGCCGCACCACCTTCTATCCGCTGGTCTCGCTCGATGTGGTCGGCCACGAGGCTTCGCACGGCTTCACCGAGCAGCAGTCGGGCCTGATCTACTCGGGCCAGTCCGGCGGCATCAACGAATCGTTCTCCGACATCGCCGGCGAAGCGGCCGAGTTCTTCTCGCGCGGCCGCAACGACTTCCTGGTCGGCGCGGACATCTTCAAGGCTTCCGGCCGCGCGCTGCGCTACTTCGCCGATCCGACCCGCGACGGCCGCTCCATCGGCCACGCCAGCAACTACACCAACGGCCTGGACGTGCACTACTCCTCGGGCGTGTTCAACAAGGCCTTCTACATTCTGGCCAACAAGCCGAACTGGGGCACGGTCAAGGCGTTCAAGGCCTTCGCCAAGGCCAACAAGGACTACTGGACGCCGAGTACCAACTTCAACCAGGGCGGCGTCGGCGTGCGCCAGGCGGCGGCCGATCTGGGCTACAGCACCGCCGACGTGGTCAACGCGTTCTCGCAGGTCGGCGTGAACGCGCAATAA
- a CDS encoding alpha-2-macroglobulin family protein, with the protein MRAKPLDGLADKTALSTLYAARGASRPGAWARTAAALLIAATALVAGCKRDTTGQLPTVSGEAIQAKREAVKGFALIAAYPDQKRGDELAIALEFSQPLVGTQSFDELLAVTDKNGAAVQGGWVLDDGGKILRFPHVEASKDYTVTIKAGLTAAAGDRIGQPISKQVYTGPLDPVVGFASQGSVLPARDSRGLPVVSINVPEVDVEFLRVKEKELPKFFSEYQRGGRKGSWELERDWDDKKPLSKLAEPVYVNRFVLGGKPNERVLTYLPLQDIKELQEPGLYFAVMKRAGQFKDEFETAFFTVSDLGLHARAYKDKLFVHVASLEKGGAVGGVTLKVIDAQGEPVLKGETDGNGNAMLGYKLDAGHVLIASKGSDVSMLPFNQPALDLSEFAVAGREQAWFDVFAWSGRDLYRPGETVRLSALLRDQDGKPIDAKGKALQPVFLRYVQPDGKTFLETRLQPDAQGYVRHSQLIPADAATGRWRVEFRTDPSSKEAVQGMTLRIEEFLPERLKMDLSAQPVLKPGQPFKLGVDAAYLYGAPAAGNRFTAKMTVAVEQHPLEQLPGYFFGDPTLTLPKEAKDVIDTTLDEQGKLTQDIALPDEAKPVSTIAAIVTGSVYETGGRSVNRSVKRVLWPADALVGVRPLFDDKDGTDSNGNAGFEITRVGSDGKTRPATGLRVTLVREHRDYHWNYADDGGWDYDFTRRYQDVEVRNVDVGASVAKLSFPVEWGEYRLDVFDPATKLTTRYPFRAGWSWDDQNRGLDARPDKVKLALDKTSYKAGDTLEVAITPPHEGPGLLMVEADRMLYVQAIEAKAGSKFKIPVTADWERHDIYVTALVFRGGSAPSKITPARAVGVVHVPMDRRDRKIAVGINVPKLMKPEQDLPVIVSAPQLAGKDAYVTVSAVDVGILNITRFPVPDAAAHFFAQRRLGVDAYDVYGRVIESYEGDTAKIRFGGDMALEALPQARRPTARVQTVDLFAGPVKLDAQGIARIKLAVPDFNGTVRVSALVYSGGSYGNKDAETVVRAPVLAEASTPRVLAPGDKSNVTLDVQNFTGKPGEFAVKVEGIGPLSLSDGEHKLSLGVEAKKTLTFPVAAREGYTTAQVRVRVDGNGYKVDRRYDLPVRPAWPSVLRSRTRVLDEIGAVQLGTDFADGLMPDSVNARMVVSALPPIPFASALQGALEYPYGCAEQTTSKGYAALELDEATAKMLGVKGIDAKQRRARMEGAFGRLAAMQIASGHFSMWGDGDTVNPALTPYVVEFLLDARDGGFAVPEAMLQKALKVLSEDLLSGNASFYGYDRREHLKFAYQAHAGYVLARVNRAPLGTLRALYDNDRKQSLTGLPLVHLGLALSLQGDKARGGKAIKEGFARDPAQRPPYLGDYGSRLRDDALMIALVHEHKLSQPEYDARTVSMGRDLDARRNSGWLYLSTQEQVALARLGKALMAEQGKQISGRWTVAGASTDADPAKLIGRVFDYATLASGVSFAPSGQPPLYASFEVAGVPRTAPAADDSQIEVARKYYTTEGKDWSGGSLVEGEALIVQVKIKAHSAMPDALLTDLLPAGLEIENFNLGDGKQWAGVVVDGIEVSERSSAADVKHEEFRDDRYIAALKLDANQTARVFYLVRAVTPGTYTVPPSLVEDMYRPELRGVGKASPASLSVRQP; encoded by the coding sequence ATGCGCGCTAAGCCCCTGGATGGACTCGCGGATAAAACCGCTCTCTCAACCCTCTACGCGGCGCGCGGCGCGAGCCGGCCCGGCGCCTGGGCGCGCACGGCGGCGGCGCTGCTGATCGCGGCGACCGCGCTGGTCGCCGGCTGCAAGCGCGACACCACCGGCCAGCTGCCCACGGTCAGCGGCGAAGCGATCCAGGCCAAGCGCGAAGCGGTCAAGGGCTTCGCCCTGATCGCAGCCTATCCGGACCAGAAGCGCGGCGACGAACTGGCGATCGCGCTGGAATTCAGCCAGCCGCTGGTCGGCACGCAAAGCTTCGACGAACTGCTCGCGGTGACCGACAAGAACGGCGCGGCGGTGCAGGGCGGCTGGGTGCTGGACGACGGCGGCAAGATCCTGCGCTTCCCGCACGTGGAAGCGAGCAAGGACTACACCGTCACGATCAAGGCCGGCCTCACCGCGGCGGCCGGCGACCGCATCGGCCAGCCGATCAGCAAGCAGGTCTACACCGGTCCGTTGGACCCGGTGGTCGGTTTCGCCTCGCAGGGCAGCGTGCTGCCGGCGCGCGACAGCCGCGGCCTGCCGGTGGTGTCGATCAACGTGCCGGAGGTCGATGTCGAATTCCTGCGGGTCAAGGAAAAGGAACTGCCGAAGTTCTTCTCCGAATATCAGCGCGGCGGCCGCAAGGGCAGTTGGGAACTGGAACGCGACTGGGACGACAAGAAGCCGCTGTCCAAGCTGGCCGAGCCGGTCTACGTCAATCGCTTCGTGCTCGGCGGCAAGCCCAACGAGCGCGTGCTGACCTATCTGCCGCTGCAGGACATCAAGGAACTGCAGGAGCCGGGCTTGTACTTCGCGGTGATGAAGCGCGCCGGCCAGTTCAAGGACGAGTTCGAGACCGCCTTCTTCACCGTCAGCGACCTGGGCCTGCACGCGCGCGCCTATAAGGACAAGCTGTTCGTGCACGTGGCCTCGCTGGAAAAGGGCGGCGCGGTCGGCGGCGTGACGTTGAAAGTGATCGACGCGCAAGGCGAGCCGGTGCTCAAGGGCGAGACCGACGGCAACGGCAACGCCATGCTCGGCTACAAGCTCGACGCCGGCCACGTGCTGATCGCGAGCAAGGGCAGCGACGTGTCGATGTTGCCGTTCAACCAGCCAGCACTGGACCTGTCCGAATTCGCCGTCGCCGGCCGCGAGCAGGCCTGGTTCGACGTGTTCGCCTGGTCCGGCCGCGATCTGTATCGCCCCGGCGAGACCGTGCGGCTGTCGGCGCTGCTGCGCGACCAGGACGGCAAGCCGATCGACGCCAAGGGCAAGGCCCTGCAGCCGGTGTTCCTGCGCTACGTGCAGCCCGACGGCAAGACCTTCCTGGAAACGCGCCTGCAGCCCGATGCGCAGGGTTATGTGCGCCATTCGCAGCTGATTCCCGCCGACGCCGCCACCGGCCGCTGGCGGGTCGAGTTCCGCACCGATCCGAGCAGCAAGGAAGCGGTGCAGGGCATGACCCTGCGCATCGAGGAATTCCTGCCCGAGCGGCTGAAGATGGATCTGAGCGCGCAGCCGGTGCTCAAGCCCGGCCAGCCGTTCAAGCTCGGCGTCGACGCGGCCTATCTGTACGGTGCGCCGGCCGCGGGCAACCGTTTCACCGCGAAGATGACCGTCGCGGTCGAGCAGCATCCGCTGGAACAACTGCCGGGTTATTTCTTCGGCGATCCGACCCTGACTTTGCCGAAAGAAGCCAAGGACGTGATCGATACGACTTTGGATGAGCAAGGCAAGCTGACCCAGGACATCGCCCTGCCGGACGAGGCCAAGCCGGTCAGCACCATCGCCGCCATCGTTACCGGCAGCGTGTACGAAACCGGCGGCCGCAGCGTCAACCGCAGCGTCAAGCGCGTGCTGTGGCCGGCCGATGCGCTGGTCGGCGTGCGGCCCTTGTTCGACGACAAGGACGGCACCGACAGCAACGGCAACGCCGGCTTCGAGATCACCCGCGTCGGCAGCGACGGCAAGACGCGTCCGGCCACAGGCCTGCGCGTGACCCTGGTGCGCGAACATCGCGATTACCACTGGAACTACGCCGACGACGGCGGCTGGGATTACGACTTCACCCGCCGCTATCAGGACGTGGAAGTGCGCAACGTCGATGTCGGCGCGTCGGTGGCCAAGCTCAGCTTCCCGGTGGAGTGGGGCGAATACCGCCTGGACGTGTTCGATCCGGCGACCAAGCTCACCACCCGTTATCCGTTCCGTGCCGGCTGGAGTTGGGACGATCAGAACCGCGGCCTGGACGCGCGCCCGGACAAGGTCAAGCTGGCGCTGGACAAGACCTCGTACAAGGCCGGCGACACGCTGGAGGTCGCGATCACCCCGCCGCACGAAGGCCCTGGCCTGCTGATGGTCGAAGCCGACCGCATGCTCTATGTGCAGGCGATCGAAGCCAAGGCCGGCAGCAAGTTCAAGATTCCGGTGACCGCCGACTGGGAGCGTCACGACATCTACGTGACCGCGCTGGTGTTCCGCGGCGGCAGCGCGCCGAGCAAGATCACCCCGGCGCGCGCGGTCGGCGTGGTCCATGTGCCGATGGACCGGCGCGATCGCAAGATCGCCGTCGGTATCAACGTGCCCAAGCTGATGAAGCCCGAGCAGGATCTGCCGGTGATCGTCAGCGCACCGCAACTGGCCGGCAAGGACGCCTACGTCACCGTGTCCGCGGTCGATGTCGGCATCCTCAACATCACCCGCTTCCCGGTGCCGGACGCGGCCGCGCATTTCTTCGCGCAGCGTCGCCTGGGCGTGGATGCTTACGACGTGTATGGGCGGGTGATCGAAAGCTACGAAGGCGACACCGCCAAGATCCGTTTCGGCGGCGACATGGCGCTGGAGGCCTTGCCGCAGGCGCGGCGTCCGACCGCGCGCGTGCAGACCGTCGACCTGTTCGCAGGGCCGGTGAAGCTCGACGCGCAGGGCATCGCCCGGATCAAGCTCGCCGTGCCCGACTTCAACGGCACTGTGCGCGTTTCGGCCCTGGTCTACTCCGGCGGCAGTTACGGCAACAAGGACGCCGAGACCGTGGTGCGCGCGCCGGTGTTGGCCGAAGCCAGCACGCCGCGTGTGCTGGCGCCGGGCGACAAGAGCAACGTCACCCTCGACGTGCAGAATTTCACCGGCAAGCCGGGCGAGTTCGCGGTCAAGGTCGAAGGCATCGGCCCGCTGTCGCTCAGCGACGGCGAGCACAAGCTCAGCCTGGGCGTGGAAGCCAAGAAGACCCTGACCTTCCCGGTCGCTGCGCGCGAGGGCTACACCACCGCGCAAGTGCGGGTGCGGGTGGACGGCAACGGCTACAAGGTCGACCGCCGCTACGATCTGCCGGTGCGTCCGGCCTGGCCGTCGGTGCTGCGTTCGCGCACCCGCGTGCTCGACGAGATCGGCGCGGTCCAGCTCGGTACCGATTTCGCCGACGGCCTGATGCCCGATTCGGTCAACGCGCGCATGGTGGTCAGCGCGCTGCCGCCGATTCCCTTCGCCAGCGCATTGCAGGGCGCGCTGGAGTATCCCTACGGCTGCGCCGAGCAGACCACCAGCAAGGGTTATGCCGCGCTGGAACTGGACGAGGCCACGGCGAAGATGCTCGGGGTCAAGGGCATCGACGCCAAACAGCGGCGCGCGCGCATGGAAGGCGCGTTCGGCCGCCTGGCGGCGATGCAGATCGCCTCGGGCCATTTCTCGATGTGGGGCGACGGCGATACCGTCAACCCGGCGCTGACGCCGTACGTGGTCGAGTTCCTGCTCGATGCGCGCGACGGCGGCTTCGCCGTGCCCGAGGCGATGCTGCAAAAAGCGCTGAAGGTGCTCAGCGAGGATCTGCTCTCCGGCAATGCCTCGTTCTACGGCTACGACCGGCGCGAACATCTGAAGTTCGCCTATCAGGCCCACGCTGGTTACGTGCTGGCCCGCGTCAACCGCGCGCCGCTGGGAACGCTGCGCGCGTTGTACGACAACGACCGCAAGCAGAGCCTGACCGGTCTGCCGCTGGTGCACCTGGGCCTGGCGCTGTCGCTGCAGGGCGACAAGGCGCGCGGCGGCAAGGCGATCAAGGAAGGCTTCGCGCGCGATCCGGCCCAGCGTCCGCCGTATCTGGGCGATTACGGCAGCCGCCTGCGCGACGACGCGCTGATGATCGCGCTGGTGCACGAGCACAAGCTGTCGCAGCCCGAATACGACGCGCGCACGGTGTCGATGGGCCGCGATCTGGATGCGCGCCGCAACAGCGGCTGGCTGTATCTGAGCACGCAGGAACAGGTCGCCCTGGCGCGCCTGGGCAAGGCCTTGATGGCCGAGCAGGGCAAGCAGATCTCCGGCCGCTGGACCGTGGCCGGCGCCTCCACCGACGCCGATCCGGCCAAGCTGATCGGCCGCGTGTTCGACTACGCCACGCTCGCCTCCGGCGTGAGCTTCGCGCCCAGCGGCCAGCCGCCGCTGTACGCCAGCTTCGAAGTCGCCGGCGTGCCGCGCACCGCGCCGGCCGCCGACGATTCGCAGATCGAGGTCGCGCGCAAGTACTACACCACCGAGGGCAAGGATTGGAGCGGAGGCAGTCTGGTCGAGGGCGAGGCGTTGATCGTGCAGGTGAAGATCAAGGCTCACAGCGCCATGCCCGACGCGCTGCTCACCGATCTGTTGCCGGCCGGCCTTGAGATCGAGAACTTCAACCTCGGCGACGGCAAGCAATGGGCCGGCGTGGTGGTCGACGGGATCGAAGTCTCCGAGCGTTCCAGCGCCGCCGACGTCAAGCACGAGGAGTTCCGCGACGATCGCTACATCGCCGCGCTGAAGCTCGACGCCAACCAGACCGCGCGCGTGTTCTATCTGGTGCGCGCGGTGACGCCGGGTACTTACACGGTGCCGCCGTCGCTGGTCGAGGACATGTACCGTCCCGAGCTGCGCGGTGTCGGCAAGGCCAGCCCGGCCAGCTTGTCGGTGCGCCAGCCGTGA